The following are encoded in a window of Actinomycetota bacterium genomic DNA:
- a CDS encoding helicase associated domain-containing protein: MPGWTWLPGDDFYLLSRYALREGHTDVPTEHREYGRPLGMWVRLQREDHRKGVMNEATRERLRATPHWHW; the protein is encoded by the coding sequence TTGCCGGGCTGGACCTGGCTACCCGGCGACGATTTCTACCTGCTCAGTCGCTATGCGCTACGCGAGGGTCACACGGACGTTCCGACGGAGCACCGGGAGTATGGGCGCCCGTTGGGCATGTGGGTCCGGCTACAGCGGGAAGATCACCGCAAGGGCGTCATGAACGAAGCGACGCGAGAGAGACTTCGAGCAACCCCCCACTGGCACTGGTAG
- a CDS encoding AI-2E family transporter, with product MPAVAVPPVQVPRLLAGAAAWSWRVLVVSAALALAVVVLIRLYVVVVPVVLALFLAAILEPAAAWLRAHRWRPAPAAATVFIGSLAVVVVVFSWIGTNVAREFGDVGDEVARAVADVKDWAQGEPLNLSAQRVDELEADIREAARAAVGGLAKQAAGQARVAGEVLGGLALLLFTLFFVLKDGAKIADWARERVPQRSRDDVVEVTRRARFIMRQYLVATAATGLIDGVLIGLALWALGVPLVLPLAVLTFMGGFIPILGATVAGLIAALVALVTSGFVTALLVVAATVAVQQIEGNLLQPFILERAMRLHALVTVLAVGAGIVIGGLLGAFLAVPLVAIAVSGGSHFRQKHLATVGGEGALAPEVPPPEAERTP from the coding sequence GTGCCGGCGGTCGCCGTGCCCCCCGTCCAGGTCCCCCGCCTGCTGGCCGGGGCCGCGGCCTGGAGCTGGCGGGTGCTGGTGGTGAGCGCCGCCCTGGCCCTCGCCGTCGTGGTCCTCATCCGCCTCTACGTCGTCGTGGTCCCCGTCGTGCTCGCCCTGTTCCTGGCCGCCATCCTGGAGCCGGCCGCGGCCTGGCTGCGGGCTCACCGGTGGCGGCCGGCACCGGCCGCGGCCACGGTCTTCATCGGGTCGCTGGCCGTCGTCGTGGTGGTCTTCTCCTGGATCGGCACGAACGTCGCCCGGGAGTTCGGGGACGTGGGCGACGAGGTGGCCCGGGCGGTGGCCGACGTGAAGGACTGGGCCCAGGGTGAGCCCTTGAACCTGAGCGCCCAGCGGGTCGACGAGCTCGAGGCCGACATCAGGGAAGCGGCCCGGGCCGCGGTCGGCGGGCTGGCCAAGCAGGCCGCCGGGCAGGCCCGGGTCGCGGGCGAGGTCCTGGGCGGCCTGGCTCTGTTGCTGTTCACGTTGTTCTTCGTCCTCAAAGACGGCGCCAAGATCGCCGACTGGGCCCGCGAGCGGGTCCCACAGCGGTCGCGCGACGACGTGGTCGAGGTCACCCGGCGCGCCCGCTTCATCATGCGCCAGTACCTGGTAGCCACAGCCGCCACCGGGCTGATCGACGGAGTCCTGATCGGCCTCGCCCTGTGGGCCCTGGGGGTCCCGCTCGTGCTCCCGCTGGCCGTCCTTACCTTCATGGGCGGGTTCATCCCCATCCTCGGGGCCACCGTGGCCGGCCTCATCGCCGCCCTCGTGGCCCTGGTGACCAGTGGGTTCGTCACCGCCTTGCTCGTCGTGGCGGCCACCGTCGCCGTCCAGCAGATCGAAGGCAACCTCCTCCAGCCGTTCATCTTGGAGCGAGCCATGCGCCTGCACGCCTTGGTGACGGTGCTGGCCGTGGGGGCCGGCATCGTGATCGGGGGCCTGCTCGGGGCCTTCCTGGCCGTGCCCCTGGTCGCCATCGCCGTCTCGGGTGGCAGCCACTTCCGCCAGAAGCACCTCGCCACGGTGGGCGGTGAGGGCGCGTTGGCGCCCGAGGTCCCACCCCCCGAGGCGGAGCGGACGCCGTAG
- a CDS encoding helix-turn-helix transcriptional regulator — translation MIASNRFTWRLQERMHERGIHQITALQRELVAHGIDVSSSQIHRLVTQTPERLNLEVFSALCEILACSPADLLEVHATVRQRRAAQGPNVVDMATTVRPRRARVTRHNDGG, via the coding sequence ATGATCGCGTCGAACCGGTTCACGTGGCGGCTCCAGGAGCGGATGCACGAACGCGGGATCCACCAGATCACCGCGCTGCAACGGGAGCTGGTGGCCCACGGCATCGACGTGTCGTCGTCGCAAATCCACCGCCTCGTGACCCAAACCCCCGAGCGGCTCAACCTCGAGGTCTTCTCGGCGCTGTGCGAGATCCTGGCCTGCTCCCCTGCTGACCTGCTCGAGGTCCACGCCACCGTGCGCCAGCGGCGAGCGGCTCAAGGCCCCAACGTGGTCGACATGGCCACCACGGTCCGGCCGCGCCGGGCCCGAGTCACCCGCCACAACGACGGTGGCTGA
- a CDS encoding ribbon-helix-helix protein, CopG family → MRRTNIYLTLAEQAALDARAAAEGSTRSEVLRALVDRELNLDAESSGEVDAALAELAGELAERSRQLSADDPDLSSSE, encoded by the coding sequence GTGCGAAGGACGAACATCTACCTCACCCTGGCCGAACAGGCCGCACTCGACGCAAGAGCTGCGGCCGAGGGCTCCACACGGAGCGAGGTGCTTCGAGCACTCGTCGATCGTGAGCTCAATCTCGACGCCGAGTCGTCCGGTGAGGTCGACGCTGCGCTTGCCGAACTCGCGGGCGAGCTCGCCGAACGGAGCCGACAACTGAGCGCCGACGATCCCGATCTCTCCAGTTCGGAGTGA
- a CDS encoding phosphotransferase yields MERHADFVRRPLGFWSSAVHGLLGHLEAVGFPAPRLVNVTDDYEELTWVEGESGAATWAKVVDEEGLGQWARLLRRYHDAVRDYRAEPDAVWSRGRGTGFICHGDPGPWNTVWKGGTIVAFIDFDHAHPGSPQDDIVYALEFGAPFRDDDTCVKHMAYPSTPDRRRRIQVLCDAYGVAVPANLATLVADRQLRDGALVADLARRGLEPQATWVREGYLETIRRRAEWSASAKL; encoded by the coding sequence GTGGAACGCCACGCCGATTTCGTCCGTCGCCCGCTCGGCTTTTGGTCATCGGCCGTGCACGGTCTGCTTGGTCATCTCGAAGCTGTCGGGTTCCCGGCGCCACGACTGGTCAACGTCACCGACGACTACGAAGAACTCACGTGGGTCGAGGGAGAGTCGGGCGCCGCAACATGGGCGAAGGTGGTCGATGAGGAGGGCCTGGGTCAGTGGGCCCGCTTGCTTCGTCGCTACCACGACGCGGTGCGGGACTACCGAGCTGAGCCGGATGCCGTGTGGTCACGCGGTCGGGGAACCGGCTTCATCTGTCATGGTGATCCGGGGCCGTGGAACACGGTCTGGAAGGGAGGAACGATCGTCGCCTTCATTGACTTCGACCATGCCCACCCTGGGTCACCCCAGGATGACATCGTCTACGCGCTCGAGTTCGGCGCGCCGTTCCGGGACGACGACACATGCGTCAAACACATGGCGTACCCGTCGACACCCGACCGTCGACGACGGATCCAGGTGCTCTGCGACGCGTATGGCGTCGCCGTACCGGCGAACCTAGCCACTCTCGTCGCAGATAGGCAGCTACGAGACGGCGCGCTTGTTGCCGATCTTGCCCGGCGAGGACTTGAACCCCAGGCGACCTGGGTCCGGGAGGGCTACCTCGAAACAATTCGCCGCAGGGCGGAGTGGAGCGCGTCAGCGAAGCTCTGA
- a CDS encoding MFS transporter: ARSSPSALAAVIGAAVVLFSVSVVLHRPAAVAGVAVAYGLYHLVLVVVDARVQEAVTGPARATVTSVAALGTEVSGAGFLVAWASGEPLVVAALAAAVVLALPRLLR, from the coding sequence GCTCGCTCGTCCCCTTCCGCGCTGGCGGCCGTGATCGGGGCGGCGGTGGTCCTGTTCTCGGTGTCGGTCGTTCTGCACCGGCCGGCCGCGGTGGCCGGCGTGGCCGTGGCCTACGGCCTCTACCACCTTGTCCTGGTGGTCGTCGACGCCCGGGTGCAGGAGGCGGTGACTGGCCCGGCCCGGGCCACGGTCACCTCTGTCGCCGCGCTGGGCACGGAGGTGAGCGGCGCGGGCTTCCTGGTGGCGTGGGCCAGCGGTGAGCCCCTGGTCGTCGCCGCGCTGGCGGCCGCGGTCGTGCTGGCCCTCCCCCGGCTCTTGCGCTGA
- a CDS encoding helix-turn-helix transcriptional regulator: MVGEFVRAVRRSRGLSLGQLAEVSGVGKANISAIENGRRTPSGETLNRLVVACGYELAAVAGKRAVYCPLPAGLFPDDDLPSALDGDPDDEAPVLGPGASEEDRRRALEAALALVDATRR, from the coding sequence GTGGTCGGAGAGTTCGTGAGGGCGGTTCGTCGGTCGAGAGGCCTGAGCCTCGGCCAACTGGCCGAGGTCTCGGGTGTGGGCAAGGCCAACATCTCGGCCATCGAGAACGGGCGGCGCACGCCGTCGGGCGAGACCCTCAACCGGCTCGTGGTGGCCTGCGGCTACGAGCTGGCCGCGGTGGCCGGTAAGCGAGCGGTGTACTGCCCGCTGCCCGCCGGCCTTTTCCCCGACGACGACCTGCCCAGCGCGCTCGACGGAGACCCCGACGACGAAGCGCCGGTCCTCGGGCCGGGAGCATCCGAGGAGGACCGCCGCCGGGCGCTGGAGGCCGCGCTGGCGCTGGTCGACGCCACCCGCCGGTGA
- a CDS encoding tyrosine-type recombinase/integrase, producing the protein MLEGWRNQQLARNLAFGTINAREAEIRRFVAEAGEYPWRWSPQLVDEWLGDQRAVRHLRQSTIRSKAITLRLFCDYIVDAAYGWPQECWDRFGTHPTQVCHDWNTATHVQEAQGRAGLRAFTPDELQALFDCADGLVVTIRDRGRKGWLSAFRDATLLKVAYAWGLRRREVRMLDVEDFGVNPQASEFGRLGVLYVRHGKAMKGSAPKQRSVLSVFGWASECLEEWMTEIRPALARGRGQMLWPTERGGRVSETRIEDHFASIRRELGLPAELTFHSLRRSYVTHLIEDGFDARFVQEQVGHEHASTTSIYTCVSSDFRTRSLRAALDRAIGPLGLDTGKRGKS; encoded by the coding sequence ATGCTGGAGGGCTGGCGCAACCAACAGCTGGCGCGGAACCTGGCGTTCGGCACGATCAACGCCCGCGAGGCCGAAATCCGAAGGTTCGTCGCCGAGGCCGGCGAATACCCATGGCGGTGGAGCCCGCAACTCGTCGACGAGTGGCTGGGCGACCAGCGCGCAGTCCGTCACCTCCGCCAGTCCACGATCCGGTCGAAGGCCATCACGCTGCGCCTGTTCTGCGATTACATCGTCGACGCGGCGTATGGCTGGCCACAGGAGTGCTGGGACCGGTTCGGCACGCACCCCACCCAGGTGTGCCACGACTGGAACACGGCGACGCACGTGCAGGAAGCCCAGGGACGGGCCGGTCTCCGTGCGTTCACGCCCGACGAGCTCCAAGCGCTGTTCGACTGCGCCGACGGCCTCGTTGTCACCATTCGTGATCGCGGCCGGAAAGGGTGGCTGAGCGCCTTCCGGGACGCGACGCTCCTGAAGGTCGCCTACGCCTGGGGCCTGCGCCGTCGCGAAGTGCGCATGCTCGACGTCGAGGACTTCGGCGTCAATCCTCAGGCGTCCGAGTTCGGCCGCCTCGGCGTCCTCTACGTCCGCCACGGCAAGGCGATGAAGGGCTCGGCGCCCAAGCAAAGGAGCGTGCTGAGCGTGTTCGGCTGGGCCAGCGAGTGCCTCGAGGAGTGGATGACCGAGATCCGCCCGGCGCTCGCCCGAGGGCGGGGCCAGATGCTCTGGCCCACCGAGCGCGGCGGGCGCGTCAGCGAGACCCGCATCGAGGACCACTTCGCGTCCATCCGACGGGAGCTCGGGCTGCCGGCGGAACTCACGTTCCACTCCTTGCGTCGCTCCTACGTCACCCACCTCATCGAGGACGGGTTCGACGCCCGGTTCGTCCAGGAGCAGGTCGGCCACGAGCACGCCTCCACCACCTCGATCTACACGTGTGTGTCGTCGGACTTCCGCACGCGCTCGCTGCGGGCGGCCCTGGACCGGGCAATCGGGCCCCTGGGCCTCGACACCGGAAAGAGAGGGAAATCATGA
- a CDS encoding MFS transporter produces the protein MAWAFLSDSVPIYPLYALLFADQGLSTGQISSLLLVWSLVGFVAGVPSGALADRFSRRHALAASGAMQAGAYVLWLLWPGYPAFAAGFILWGLGGALAGGAFEALLFDGLAAAGSERHYPRVYGRAVAAGHLSQVPVAGAATVLFATGGYALVGWASVTTCLAAAALATRLPTGPAPVRAGAPTVGARRAGAEAGYLAVLRSGVGEAIHRPRLRGAVLALAVLGGMDALEELFPLLARDWGVGVALVPLVMLGVPLAGAA, from the coding sequence GTGGCCTGGGCCTTCCTGTCCGACTCGGTCCCGATCTATCCCTTGTACGCGCTGCTGTTCGCGGACCAGGGCCTGTCAACCGGCCAGATCTCCAGCCTCCTTCTGGTCTGGTCATTGGTTGGTTTCGTCGCCGGGGTCCCGTCGGGCGCGCTGGCCGACCGTTTCTCCCGGCGCCACGCCTTGGCCGCGTCCGGGGCCATGCAGGCCGGGGCGTACGTGCTGTGGCTCCTGTGGCCCGGCTACCCCGCCTTCGCGGCCGGGTTCATCCTCTGGGGCCTGGGCGGAGCGCTGGCCGGCGGTGCCTTCGAGGCCCTGCTGTTCGACGGGTTGGCGGCCGCGGGGTCCGAGCGCCACTACCCGCGGGTCTACGGCCGGGCGGTAGCCGCCGGGCACCTGTCGCAGGTGCCAGTGGCCGGGGCGGCGACCGTTCTCTTCGCGACCGGCGGCTACGCGCTGGTGGGATGGGCAAGCGTCACCACGTGCTTGGCCGCGGCCGCCCTGGCCACCCGGCTGCCAACCGGCCCTGCACCCGTCCGTGCCGGCGCACCGACCGTGGGTGCTCGCCGGGCCGGGGCCGAGGCGGGGTACCTGGCCGTCCTGCGTTCGGGCGTGGGCGAGGCCATCCACCGGCCGAGGCTGCGGGGGGCGGTCCTCGCCTTGGCCGTCCTTGGCGGGATGGACGCCCTGGAGGAGCTCTTCCCCCTGCTGGCCCGGGACTGGGGGGTGGGCGTGGCGCTCGTCCCCCTCGTCATGCTCGGGGTGCCGTTGGCCGGGGCCGCGG